In Prevotella sp. oral taxon 475, one DNA window encodes the following:
- the feoB gene encoding ferrous iron transport protein B: protein MRLSELKTGERAVVVKVLGHGGFRKRIVEMGFIKGKTVEVMLNAPLHDPVKYRILGYEISLRHDEARMIEVVSREEAEAIDMSSIATEKVTEKAVEGATGKETEKEPSTDRRLREVAMQRSRTINVALVGNPNCGKTSLFNFASGAHERVGNYSGVTVDAKEGRARFEGYEFRLVDLPGTYSLSAYSPEELYVRRQIVEKTPDVIVNVLDASNLERNLYLTTQLIDMNLPMVCALNMFDEFEERGDRLNLPTLSRLLGVPMVPTVFKTGRGVELLFHTIIQLYEGAEGISRHIHINHGQYVERAIESIKSQLEIVSQSCHQYSTRYLAIKLLEGDAEALTYVSSLPHFPQVDAARTTAVRTLEADVKVDSETALMDAKYGFIHGALQEADYEEGSTRDTYRLTHALDAIITHRYWGFPIFFFLLYVMFQITFTLGQYPMDWIEAGVSQLGSWFGQTLPPGPVKAMLIDGVVAGVGAVIVFLPQILLLYFFISFMEDSGYMARAAFIMDKLMHKMGLHGKSFIPLIMGFGCNVPAVMATRTIESRRSRLVTMLILPMMSCSARLPIYIMITGTFFALEYRSAIMISLYVVGILMAVVMSRLFSRFLVTGADVPFVMELPPYRFPTRKAILRHTWEKGRQYLQKMGGIILVASIIVWALGYFPQGEDLTPQQQQEQSYIGRLGKTIEPLFRAQGFDWKLDVSLLAGVGAKEIVASTMGVLYADDDSFADDSNFSTDHAKYTRLRRQMLSDGVSPLSAYAYLLFVLLYFPCVATVAAIRNESGSWRWALFAAFYTTALAWLVSAGVYQVGRIFF, encoded by the coding sequence ATGAGATTATCGGAACTCAAAACAGGAGAACGCGCCGTAGTGGTAAAGGTGCTGGGGCACGGCGGATTTAGAAAGCGCATCGTGGAAATGGGCTTTATCAAGGGCAAGACGGTAGAGGTGATGCTCAACGCTCCGTTACACGACCCGGTGAAATACCGCATCCTGGGCTACGAGATTTCGCTGCGTCACGACGAGGCCCGAATGATTGAAGTGGTATCAAGAGAGGAGGCCGAAGCTATCGACATGTCATCTATCGCGACAGAGAAAGTGACAGAGAAAGCTGTCGAAGGTGCGACCGGAAAGGAAACGGAAAAGGAGCCTTCCACAGACCGTCGTCTGCGCGAAGTGGCGATGCAACGCAGCCGAACCATCAACGTGGCTTTGGTGGGGAATCCCAACTGCGGCAAGACCTCGCTCTTCAACTTCGCCTCGGGGGCGCACGAACGGGTGGGCAACTACTCCGGCGTCACCGTAGACGCTAAGGAAGGGCGGGCACGGTTCGAGGGATATGAGTTCCGGCTGGTAGACCTGCCCGGCACCTACTCGCTCTCGGCCTACAGTCCTGAAGAGCTCTACGTGCGGCGACAAATCGTAGAGAAAACGCCTGACGTCATCGTCAACGTGCTCGATGCGAGCAATCTCGAACGCAATCTCTACCTCACTACCCAACTCATCGACATGAACCTGCCCATGGTATGTGCCTTGAACATGTTCGACGAATTTGAAGAGCGCGGCGACCGCCTCAACCTTCCCACCCTGAGTCGTCTCTTGGGTGTACCGATGGTGCCCACCGTCTTCAAAACCGGGCGCGGCGTGGAGCTGCTTTTTCATACCATCATCCAGCTCTACGAGGGAGCCGAGGGCATTTCACGCCACATCCACATCAACCATGGACAGTATGTCGAACGGGCCATCGAGAGCATCAAATCGCAGTTGGAAATCGTTTCGCAGTCGTGCCATCAATATTCCACCCGCTACCTGGCCATCAAACTGCTCGAGGGGGATGCCGAGGCCCTGACTTACGTCTCCTCGCTGCCCCACTTCCCGCAGGTGGATGCCGCCCGCACAACCGCCGTCCGCACGCTCGAGGCCGACGTGAAAGTAGACAGTGAGACGGCCCTCATGGATGCCAAATACGGTTTTATTCATGGGGCTCTGCAGGAAGCCGACTACGAGGAGGGTTCCACCCGCGATACCTATCGGCTCACCCACGCCCTCGATGCGATCATCACCCATCGCTACTGGGGTTTCCCCATCTTCTTCTTCCTGCTCTACGTCATGTTCCAAATCACTTTTACTTTGGGGCAATATCCGATGGACTGGATCGAAGCCGGCGTTTCCCAGCTCGGTTCTTGGTTCGGGCAGACGCTCCCCCCGGGCCCGGTCAAGGCGATGCTCATCGATGGTGTCGTAGCCGGCGTAGGAGCTGTCATCGTTTTCCTGCCGCAGATTCTGTTGCTCTATTTTTTCATCTCTTTCATGGAAGACAGCGGCTATATGGCTCGTGCCGCTTTCATCATGGATAAACTGATGCACAAGATGGGTCTGCACGGCAAGTCGTTCATCCCATTGATCATGGGATTCGGCTGCAACGTGCCTGCCGTCATGGCCACGCGAACGATTGAGAGCAGGCGCAGCCGACTGGTCACGATGCTCATTCTGCCGATGATGAGCTGTTCGGCCCGGCTGCCCATTTACATCATGATAACGGGAACGTTCTTCGCTCTTGAATATCGTTCGGCCATCATGATTTCGCTTTACGTGGTAGGCATCCTCATGGCGGTGGTGATGAGCAGGCTTTTCAGTAGATTTCTCGTCACGGGGGCCGACGTGCCTTTCGTCATGGAATTGCCGCCCTATCGTTTTCCCACTCGCAAGGCCATCCTGCGGCACACTTGGGAGAAGGGCCGACAATATCTCCAAAAGATGGGTGGCATCATTCTCGTGGCCAGTATCATTGTCTGGGCTTTGGGTTATTTCCCGCAGGGCGAGGATCTCACGCCGCAGCAACAGCAGGAACAAAGTTACATCGGCCGACTGGGAAAGACCATCGAGCCGCTCTTCCGCGCGCAGGGTTTCGACTGGAAGCTCGACGTGAGTCTGCTGGCCGGCGTGGGTGCCAAGGAGATCGTGGCCTCGACCATGGGTGTGCTCTATGCCGACGACGATAGTTTTGCCGACGACTCAAACTTCAGCACCGACCACGCCAAGTACACCCGACTGCGGCGACAGATGCTCTCCGATGGCGTATCGCCTCTCTCGGCCTATGCCTACCTGCTTTTCGTTCTCCTCTATTTCCCCTGTGTGGCCACGGTGGCCGCCATCCGCAACGAGAGTGGTTCGTGGCGTTGGGCGCTCTTCGCGGCTTTCTACACCACGGCGTTGGCCTGGTTGGTCAGTGCGGGGGTTTATCAGGTGGGGAGGATATTTTTTTAG